In the genome of Polaribacter sp. MED152, one region contains:
- a CDS encoding DUF177 domain-containing protein, which yields MKDLKQFNIQFVGLKEGKHEFNYSIDNKFFEAFNFDDFESASIKVSLYFVKKSTLFELTFIAEGTVEVPCDVTNELYDQEIDSELPLVVKFGPEYNDDNEEILILPHEAYEFNVAQFIYEMIVLAVPNKRVHPKVLDGTMESEALNKLKELEIKEEKTVETTDPRWDKLKNLITEKKT from the coding sequence ATGAAAGACTTAAAACAATTCAACATACAGTTTGTAGGATTAAAAGAAGGAAAACATGAGTTCAATTATTCTATTGATAATAAGTTCTTTGAAGCTTTTAATTTTGATGATTTTGAAAGTGCATCTATAAAAGTTTCATTATATTTTGTAAAAAAAAGCACATTATTCGAGCTTACATTTATAGCAGAAGGTACAGTAGAAGTGCCTTGTGACGTTACAAATGAGTTGTATGATCAAGAAATTGATTCAGAATTGCCTTTAGTTGTAAAGTTTGGTCCTGAATATAATGATGATAATGAGGAGATTTTAATTTTACCTCATGAAGCATATGAGTTTAATGTTGCACAATTTATTTATGAAATGATTGTTTTAGCGGTTCCTAATAAAAGAGTACATCCAAAAGTATTAGATGGCACAATGGAATCTGAAGCGTTAAACAAATTAAAAGAACTAGAAATAAAAGAAGAAAAAACTGTAGAAACTACAGACCCAAGATGGGATAAATTAAAGAATTTAATAACAGAAAAAAAGACATAA
- the rpmF gene encoding 50S ribosomal protein L32, with the protein MAHPKRKISKTRRDKRRTHYKASAQQIATDPTTGEAHLYHRAHWHEGKLYYRGQVVLESASAEA; encoded by the coding sequence ATGGCACATCCTAAAAGAAAAATATCTAAAACTAGAAGAGATAAGAGGAGAACACATTATAAAGCATCTGCTCAACAAATAGCTACAGATCCAACAACTGGAGAAGCACATTTATATCATAGAGCTCATTGGCATGAAGGTAAATTATATTACAGAGGCCAAGTTGTTTTAGAATCTGCATCTGCAGAGGCTTAA